Part of the Desulfatiglans anilini DSM 4660 genome is shown below.
CGCCTCGATTTCAGCCGTGTTTTTCCGGAAGCTCATGGTCTGATCGGTGCACGTAAGGGTGTAAAACTTATGGCTGATGTGCAATTCCTCGCATAGCTTCCGATACCGGTTGGTTATGGCTTCAGCATTTCGCCATTGAGGTTCCCGGGCGCGGTACTTCTGGCGGAATGCAAGGAGTTCAGTCCGGATACGGTCAAGCTTTTTGGTCATGTCATAGAGCTTTTTGCGGCGGGTAACGGGATTAAAGGTCACGATGACGGTACACTCGCGCCCCCAGATTTCCATATTGGTGCGAAAAGCACAAAGCAGGTCCTCGGAACGTTTGCTGGCCTTCAGCCTTCGGTTCTTCGGGGTGTCCAAGATCGCAAAATGCTTTGGGTCGATCCCTGCGAGGTGTTCGGCGAAATAGGTCGAGTAGGTGGTAATGAAGTAGGTGTGGCTCTGGCTATCGATCAACGCCAGGTTGTCCTTGGACTTCATAATTATGGATGATCGGGCTTTTTTCTCTTGATGCTATGGACATTTTGCACTATAAAATACGCAATCTATATAAAAAATGATAAATATAATAAATCAATGCATTTTAATTTATATCAAATTGATTTTATATAATTCTGGTGTAAATAGCTCTTGGTTCCTTCCGTGATGTCGCGGAAGTGTGGTGGATTGGTGAGGCAGGTGCAATTTAGGCTTGAATAGGGTCCCCATTTGAGTCAGGAGGTGGGTTATGGCTATTGGCAGTGCAGAAGCGCTCGTTGCAAAGCTCCAGTCGGATGAATCGCTTCGCGGGGAGCTCAAGAAGGCCGAGTCAGAAGCTGACTTCCTTGGGATTGCCAAAAAAATGGGATATAACGTCAGCGTCGATGAATTCAAGAAAGCGATGGTAAAGAGGTTTCATCCCAAGGGCGGAGAACTTTCCGATCAACAGCTTGACCAAGTGGCCGGAGGCCTTCCTGTCGTCGGAATCGACTATTATGAGGACTATTATTTTGTAAAGATAGGAATAGAGTGATTGATCATGGTATAGCGGCAAGAACGAAAGGAGCCGGTCATGCCATTCCAAAAGAATCGAATCCGTCCATAACATCCTTTCTCGGTTAAAGATTAAATCGCACAAGATGAATTTTTATTTTGCGCTCCGGCGGAAGTCATGACTTTATAAGTAATTCGCTCACGGATTCAGGAATCAGTGTACCAGGTTGGTTACTGCTATATGAACCGCCGTTTACGGACCCGTACGCACGGTGGTGTGGGAGGGCGAACCCCGTAAGGCCATCCCCTATCCAGATTCCGGGCTCATCGGGTATTTTCAATATGCCCACACAGGTGCGGATTCAGTGATGGTGAACGACTATATGGGTGCTGGATTCAACGGGGTCGGTCTGGTGCCCGGATGGTCTTACGATACCATCAGTTTGGGTATGGCGTGGTCCAGCCTGAACGACCTTCCGGGGCCAGGCGGCTTTCTCTACCACGATGTGAAGTCCGATTCGAAAGACCTGAGGGCCAGCGAATGGATGCCCCAGGCCGCGTATCAGACGACCTTTGTCTTCAAGACGCCGAGTATCTTCTGGACCCTCGCAGCGGAACTGGCCGACACCTTTATCCCCACGCCGGGGCAAAGTCCCGACCTTGACGCAGCCCACATATTCACGGCACGATTTGTCGTATTGTTCTGATCTGAATGGCGCCTGCCCCGCATCGACGGGCAGGCGGTGATGGGATCAACCAGGCAATGGAGGGGGTACAAAAATGTATGAATTATTGAACAGCCCTGTCGCCATCGGCCGGCTTACGTTGAAAAATCGGGTCGCCATGACGGCTATGGGGACCAACCTTGGGGCCCCTGGAGGGGGTGTAACCGGTGATATTATTGCCTTCTATGAAGAGAGGGCAAGGGGCGGCATAGGCCTCATCATCACGGAGATCACGCGGGTCATGGACGGCCATGGAGCGGGGATGCCCAACCAGCTCGCCCTTCGCACGTTTTCGGATGCCGTCGGGATGGAAAGGCTGGCGAATACGATCCATAAATATGACGCCAAGATCTTCGTCCAGCTTCAGCATCCGGGAAGGGAGGCCCACCAGGCGATGCTCGGCGAACCCTGCGTTGGGCCATCCGAGGTCATGTGCAGGGTCACCAGGGAAATGCCGAGGGCGCTTACGACCAGAGAATGCGAGGAGATCGTGGAGCGGTTCGTGTCCGGCGCCATGCTTGCCCAGATGGCAGGGATTGATGGGATCGAACTTCACTGCGCCCATGGGTATCTTCTGGGCGAGTTCCTCTCTCCCCATACCAACAAGCGAACCGATAAATACGGAGGCAGTTTTGAAAACCGGATGCGCATCGTTGTGGAGATCATGGCGGGGATTCGGAGTCGCTGCGGACCGTTCTTCCCCCTATGCGTGCGCATCAGCGCAGAAGAATTCCTCGATGACGGGGTCGCCCTACCGGACGGCGTGGAAATCGCCAGGGCGCTTGAAAGGGCCGGCGCGGACTGCATCGATGTCAGCTGCGGCATATACGAAAGCCCTGTACCGGCATGCGTTGAGCCGGGTACCTATGAACAGGGATGGAAGAAATACATGCCGGCCGAGATCAAGAAGCATGTGAAAATCCCGGTCATCGGCGTGTGCAACATCAAAGAGCCCCATGTGGCGGAAGCACTCCTCAGGGAGGGCGCCGTCGATATCGCAGGGGTTGCCCGGGGCCATTTGGCGGATCCTGAGTGGTGCGGCAAGGCCTTTTCAGGGCGTGCGGACGAGATACGAAAGTGCATCGGATGCCTGGCCTGTTTCGGCGAACTGGACCGGCTGCATCACATCAAGTGTGCGGTGAACCCGCGCACAGGACGGGAGAGGGAGTATGAGCATCCGAAGATGAACGGGAACGGACGTACGATCGCCTTGGTGGGCGGAGGGCCTGCGGGAATCGAGGCCGGTCTCCTCCTTGACAGGAGGGGATTTCGCGTGGTCCTCTTCGATCGAGGGGAGAGGCTCGGGGGCACGTTGAATGTGGCGGACAAGGGCGAGGGTAAGGAAAAGATCACGCGTCTGGTGGATTCCCTGATCGCCTTGGTGGAGCAAAGCCATATCGAGGTGAGGCTCAATACCGAGGCCGACGTGGATAAGGTCAAGGCTCTGAACCCCTATGGCGTGTTCGTGGCCTGCGGAGCGTCACCGATCATTCCTCACATCCCGGGTATAATAGAGGGCAACCATGTGGTAACTGCGGAGGATGTGCTTCTCGGGAGGGCTATCGCAAAGGGCGACTGCGTGGTCATCGGTTCTGGCATGACAGGCCTCGAAACCGCAGAAGTATTGATATCGGCGGGTCATCAGGTGACGATCGTGGAGATGCTCGACAGCATAGGTCCGGGGGTATATCCCTCGATACTCATGGACGTCATGGGTCGCATTATCAAAGGCGGTGCTGTCCTGTTGCCGGGGCATAAGCTGCTTCGCGTCAACCCTGACGGGGTTTTGCTCGAAAAAACCGCTGACGGAAGCCATCTGGATGTCAAAGGAGAAACCATCGTGCTGGCGATGGGTGTGAGGCCGAGAAAAGATGTTGTGGATGCCTTTTGCAGGGGTTTTGAGAATGTCCGCGTAATCGGGGATGCAGAGAGGGGCGCTCGGATACTCGAGGCCACGGCAGCGGGATACGGCAAAGCCTTTGTATTTGAATAGGACCGTAAGGTCCAAACAGGTTCTTCCATTTGTCATGGCTGGAAGATGCGTTGCCGCTGACCCCGCATATTTTTAACGGGGACAAGGGCTGGTTCTGGGGGGAGAGATAAGGAGGATGAAGCGATGACAGATTACTATGAAGGGAAGGTTGCGGCAGTTACAGGCGGGGCCTCGGGGATCGGGCTGGCGCTGGTGGAGGCCATGCTTGAGATGGGGGCCAAGGCTATGACCCTGGCCGACATCAATGAGGCCAATCTGGCGAAACACGTGGAGCGCCTCAGCGCGCAGTATCCCGGGAAGGTGAAGGGAGTGCGGACAGATGTGACCCGGGAGGAGAGCGTCAAAGCCATGGTGGACAGAGCGGCGGCATTTGGCGGCGGCAGGCTGGACCTGCTGTTCAACAATGCCGGGCTGGGTCTGGGAGGCGCTTTCGATGACCTGGGCAACGAGGACTGGGCAAAAGCCTTCGCCATCAACTTCTATGGGGCCCTTTACGGCGTCCGCGCGGCCCTCCCCTATATGAAGGCCCAGAAAAACGGCCATATCCTGAATACCGCCTCCGGCGTTGCCTTTGTCAATTTCCCCCTGCAGAGCATGTATGCGGCCACAAAAGCGGCATTGCTGGGCATGACCAACTCTCTCCGCTTTGAATACTGGGACGACGGCATCCGGTTTTCCACTGTCATCCCCGGCACCGTGGCCACTGCAATCTGGGCTGCCGGGGCCCCTTCAAATGCCATCACGCCGGAGGAATGCGCGGCGGCGGTCCTCAAGGGCGCGTCAGAGAACAAACGTGTCATTTTTGTCACCGAAGACGATCGGAGCGGTTGTGTTAACATGGCACTGGCGGCTGCCTACATGCCGACCGCGGACGCAGCGTTGACCACATATTTGCTAGGTGTGGCGAAGGCCAGAAAGGCCGGGGATTTCAAGGCCATATGAAGGTGGGTGCGTGTAACGATTTTGCCGGGTGATTCTCGTCGCGCCGGGACCGGATGCCTGATGCGATGTCGGCGACGTGCTGCCAGACAAGCCCGTTTGATGCATACCATCAGATTCAGGCAGAAAGGATGAGCATGATGAAAAGCGGAAGTTATTTCATCTCGCGAGAGAAGTTTAGTCTTTTCATGAAGGGCGCCGCGATGAACAATGAGGAAGGCGTCTATGTGTTTTTTGAGACCGATGCAGGCGTGGCGAAGCTTCTTCCCCCGCCGCTGGCACTGGCCTCTCCCGAAACCCCTCTCGGATACATCTACATCGTGAATATCAAGGAGCCGACATTCGCCCCCTGGTACATGGAAGGCGGGCTCGGTGTCATTGCCAGGTACGGTGAACAGGTGGGCATTTACTTTTTCAGTCTGCAGCTCAGTGGCCCAGGGGCGTTGATGGGTGCGTTTTCTGGCCGCGAAGGCTCCGGACTTCCCAAGAAGCTCTGCGACAAGATCGTGGTAGAGAGGATCGAGGATAGCGCGCACGCATTTATCGAGCGCCATGACGTCAGGCTTGTGGACGTAGAGTTGGAGATCGGCAAATACAATGACCCGAGCATGGATGTCATGCAGGCGGGCAAAGTGCCGGGCGTCGAGGAGCAGGGCGGCTGTCTTTTGCATAAATACCAGATGGGCGGAAAATCCGGTATCACCAACATGAGCCTCATTTACTACGACAGCCCGACAGTATATCACACGTGGGAACCGGCCACCGCAGGGGTAAGGTTGGCATCGTCCGTTGACGATCCGTGGGCGGAGATCCCTGTTGTACGGGTGCTCGGGGGTGCGTACAGCATCAATTCCAACCGAGTGACAAATGTCTATGAGCTGAAAGCGTATACCGATGAGGAAGCCATGGAGGTCATGTGCTACCTGTATTCGGGCCGCTATGACCGCTGCTGCCTCTGCAAAGGGCATCAGCATTATGAAGCCTAAAACGAGCAACACACAGCTGCCCAACGAAAATCCGATGGTGGTCAAGAGCGGGAGAAGGCCGAAGCAGATGGCGCAATCCAGGCTTTTAAAACCGGCCGACCTTTCCCTTGAGGTCGTTGTCCTTCTGTTTGCGGGAATGGCCATGCTTATCCTGGGCCTTCTCCTGTTTCCTGTATACGCAGGTATTCTCCCTTACTATGAAAACGCTCTTTTCGGCATGATACTCGTCGTATTTGCCCCCAGATCCTATCCATGGGAAAGACCCCTTTCGGGGACATACAGATATCGGCAGTATCGGTTCTCTTTGGAGTCATCGTGGCGGCGGTGGGAATTGTCTCCTGCTTCATTCCAGGCCTCTTGGGGATGGTTTCCCGCATGCTTCTGATGATCTTCTTCGGGGCGGATTTGTGTATCTGACGGTTGTGATGGACTAGTACAGCCGCTACGTTATATCCTGGGAAGGGTCGGTCACCCTGGATGAGAGCTTCTGCGTGTGCAGCCTCGAGCGGGCCCTGAGACGGTATTCGAAGCCGGGGATTTTCAACACGGACCAGGGATTGCAGTATACCGGAGCCGCTTTTACCGGGGTGCTAAGCGACCACGGAATCACCATCAGCATGGACGGCAAAGGGCGTGCGGCAGACAATATCATGGTCGAACGTCTATGTCGCTCGCTGAAGTAGGAGGACATTTACATCAGGGAATACGAGACGGTAGCGGACCTGATCGACGGCCTTCGGGCCTACTTCGAGTTCTACAACATCCGCCGACCGCACCAGGGGCTGTGAATGGCCGGACCCCGGCAGAGGTCTACTACCAAACCCCGCTCCTCAGGATGGCAGCGTGATCGGCTGGGGTACGTTAAGCCGCAGCCGGCTTGGCCACGCCTCGCCTGAACTCCGCAAGGCTCCGCGAGGCGAGGCCAAGCCCCGACTAACGAACAGTCGGAGTGAAATTGGAGTTCTTACACCTTAAATCTCTCGAAAACTGGTCCCGTACTTGGGGTTCACCTCAATAACTACCCCAACACAATTCGGCACAGCCGCAATGCCACCCCCCAGCCCAGTCCCCGCAAGGTTATCTGAGAATCTGGTCTCCATTGATTCTCCCTCATGCTTTGTTTTCCGTTTGGGCCTCTTGCCAGTCGTGAAGGGCCCGCCAGCACTCCATATAAGCCATATGGCGACGGTGATCATCAACCGTGTTCTTGAAATTGGAATATTCAATCTCATAGGCCATGGAGCCCGCATAGGCGACCCAACGGCCACGACGGACCTTGATCCTGAAGCGGTAATCGGCCTCGGGCAGTTCCAGAATTCCGCCTGGGTCGATGGCCATCCGTTTACAGAATCGCTCCAGATCCTCGCGCACCCGGGCTCTGACCATGAGTTCGGCGTCGCTGCAGTAGTTGTCTTTCACCACACTGAAAAAACCATCGACTGTGAACAACCACATTCTGGACCTCCTGGTATTCGAAGGTGGGAATCAGGATAAAAGTTGTGAACAATGTTATGCTGCCATTTTCTGTGCTTTGTTATCAAAAGCAATGAAATATGGCGGATGAACTATACAGATAACATGGGATCTTTTACACCTAAAATCGCTGAAAACATGGTACCGTTCTCGGGGTTCACCTCAGAGTGTCTTACAATAACATCAAACCGGGAAAAGCGTTCCGCCCTAAACCTGGCTACCCATCTAGCGAGAGCCGGAAGACCTTGCAGGGCTGAATATGCATGAGGTTTTTAAGGGGGGTTGAGCTGAACCGTTAGTTCCAAAGGTAAACTTCAACCACAAGAGGAGGCCAAATGCAGATATCGAAGCAGAAAAAGCTGGAGATGCTCCGATCGTTGCTGCTTTCCCGCAAGTTCGAGGAGGCGCTGACGGAGCTCTGTAAGATCGAAAATAAAATCCCGGGGATGATGATTCTGTGCACGGGGCAGGAGGCGGTGGGCACAGGGGTGTGCGCCGCACTTGAAATGGAAGATGTCATTATCACCAATCACCGCAGCCACAGCCACCTGCTGGCCAAGGGGGCCGACCCCAAACTGCTGATGGCCGAAATTTACGGCAAAAAAACCGGTTGCAACAAGGGGAAAAGCGGCACGCTGCATCTCGCGGTTCCAGAAATAAACGCGCCCTGCACGACAACCGTTGTGGGCGGTGGGCCGCCCATAGCGGTTGGCAGGGCCTTTGCCCAGCAGTACCGAAAGGAAAAAAACGTCACCGTCTGCTTCATCGGCGACGGCGCGACCAACGAGGGCTCTTTTCACGAAGCCGTAAACCTTGCGAGCCTCTGGTCCCTTCCAGTCCTGTTTGTGTGTGAAAACAATCTTTACGCAGGCGCGCAGCGCTATGAAGAACATACCAAGGTGCGCAATATTGCGGAGCGGGCGGCCGGTTACGCTATTCCCGGGGTCGTGGTGGATGGCAACGATGCGCTGGCGGTATATACATCGGCTGTGGAAGCCAGGGCGCGTGCGGTTGCCGGCGAGGGACCGACGCTCATCGAATATAAGACCTACCGGTGGCGCGGGCATGGCGAAAGCGACCTCCAACTCTATCAGCCCAAGGATGAGATCGAGGTGTGGCAGGAAATGTGCCCCATTCCGAAACTGCGCGATGAATTGCTCGCCGAGGGGCTCATAAGCCCGGATGAACTGGGGGAAATGGAGAGCCGCATGGATGCCATTGTGAAGGATGCGATCCTCTTTGCCGAGGAGAGCCCCTATCCGGAACCCCACGAAGCCCTCCAGGATGTTTTTGCCTAAACCCGGATGAAAGGAGCGCAGCATGCAGCAATTAGGAATGGGACAGGCTATCAATCAGGCCTTGAGGGAAGAAATGTTCCGGGATCCTGATGTTTTTTTGGCGGGCGAGGGCATCGGAACGGGCATCCATCACAGCCCGATGCTTCCGACCGCTGGGTTGCTCAAAGAATTCGGCCCGGGGCGGGTGAAGGACACCCCGGTTTCAGAGGCAGCCATCGCAGGATTGGCGGTCGGCGCCTCAGTAGCCGGATTGAGGCCTGTGGTGGAAATCATGTTCAATCCGTTCTTTACCTTGGCTTCGGATATGATCGTCAATCACGCGGCCAAGCTTCGCTACCTGTCCGGCGGGAAATCATCCTTTCCGCTGGTGGTGCGCATGAAAAGCGGCGCCGGAATCGGTGCCGGCTGCCAACACTCCCACAACCTCGAAGCATGGGTGGCGCATTCCCCGGGGTTGAAGGTGGTCATGCCCGCTACGGCCGCAGATGCCAAAGGGCTTCTCAAGTCCGCCATCAGGGATCCCAATCCCGTTATTTTCATCGAAGACATAATGCTTTATTTTGTTCCTGGAGCGGTACCTGAAGAGGAGTACCTGATCCCTATCGGCAAGGCCGATGTCAAGCGGCAGGGGAAGGATGTCACCGTGGCTACATGGTCCAAGATGCTGGGTGTGGCCATGAAGGCAGCCGATCAGCTAGCCCGTGAGGGCATCGAGATAGAGATCGTCGATCTGCGCACCCTGGTGCCCCTGGACAAGGACACGGTCCTGGGTTCTATTCGCAAGACCGGCCGCCTGGTCGTATTGCACGAGGCCACGCGCACCGGCGGCTTTGCAGGTGAAGTAGCGGCTCTGGCCATGGAAGAGGCGTTTGAAAGCCTGAAGGCCCCGTTGCGGCGAGTGACCGGTCCGGATATACCGGTACCCGCCAGTCCGCCGCTCGAGCGCTTTTACATTCCTGATGAAGAAAAATTGATTGCAGCCGTAAAAGACATACTCAAGTAACAATCAGTATTGTCCGTCTAGATTCTTGCATCATACCATAAATAAAACTATATCCTTTTTATTCTTACAATTTTTTTAAGTGACAGTTCTAAATTGCATTACATAGATACGGAGATGCTTGTCATATGCAGAAGCAAAGGAGGAAAATCCACGGGCGATTGAACACATGAACACTGTCATTCGAATCGACCTCGTCACTCCGAGTGCAGAAGACCCCACCTTGGCCACTCTCACCGTCGCCGACAGGGCGGACATGGCGGATGCAGGGATCTGAAAGACACGTTGACGAAGGTTTCATCCTTGAATGACCTGCTCGTTGGCAGATTGACGCATGTTTCTCTCCCGGCCCAGCCCGCCAGCGAGCTCAAGTTCTATTTCGAGCATGCCAATCTGAGCGAGTTCTGGATTGCAGTGAATTGAACTGT
Proteins encoded:
- a CDS encoding FAD-dependent oxidoreductase, yielding MYELLNSPVAIGRLTLKNRVAMTAMGTNLGAPGGGVTGDIIAFYEERARGGIGLIITEITRVMDGHGAGMPNQLALRTFSDAVGMERLANTIHKYDAKIFVQLQHPGREAHQAMLGEPCVGPSEVMCRVTREMPRALTTRECEEIVERFVSGAMLAQMAGIDGIELHCAHGYLLGEFLSPHTNKRTDKYGGSFENRMRIVVEIMAGIRSRCGPFFPLCVRISAEEFLDDGVALPDGVEIARALERAGADCIDVSCGIYESPVPACVEPGTYEQGWKKYMPAEIKKHVKIPVIGVCNIKEPHVAEALLREGAVDIAGVARGHLADPEWCGKAFSGRADEIRKCIGCLACFGELDRLHHIKCAVNPRTGREREYEHPKMNGNGRTIALVGGGPAGIEAGLLLDRRGFRVVLFDRGERLGGTLNVADKGEGKEKITRLVDSLIALVEQSHIEVRLNTEADVDKVKALNPYGVFVACGASPIIPHIPGIIEGNHVVTAEDVLLGRAIAKGDCVVIGSGMTGLETAEVLISAGHQVTIVEMLDSIGPGVYPSILMDVMGRIIKGGAVLLPGHKLLRVNPDGVLLEKTADGSHLDVKGETIVLAMGVRPRKDVVDAFCRGFENVRVIGDAERGARILEATAAGYGKAFVFE
- a CDS encoding thiamine pyrophosphate-dependent dehydrogenase E1 component subunit alpha, with product MQISKQKKLEMLRSLLLSRKFEEALTELCKIENKIPGMMILCTGQEAVGTGVCAALEMEDVIITNHRSHSHLLAKGADPKLLMAEIYGKKTGCNKGKSGTLHLAVPEINAPCTTTVVGGGPPIAVGRAFAQQYRKEKNVTVCFIGDGATNEGSFHEAVNLASLWSLPVLFVCENNLYAGAQRYEEHTKVRNIAERAAGYAIPGVVVDGNDALAVYTSAVEARARAVAGEGPTLIEYKTYRWRGHGESDLQLYQPKDEIEVWQEMCPIPKLRDELLAEGLISPDELGEMESRMDAIVKDAILFAEESPYPEPHEALQDVFA
- a CDS encoding acetoacetate decarboxylase family protein: MNNEEGVYVFFETDAGVAKLLPPPLALASPETPLGYIYIVNIKEPTFAPWYMEGGLGVIARYGEQVGIYFFSLQLSGPGALMGAFSGREGSGLPKKLCDKIVVERIEDSAHAFIERHDVRLVDVELEIGKYNDPSMDVMQAGKVPGVEEQGGCLLHKYQMGGKSGITNMSLIYYDSPTVYHTWEPATAGVRLASSVDDPWAEIPVVRVLGGAYSINSNRVTNVYELKAYTDEEAMEVMCYLYSGRYDRCCLCKGHQHYEA
- a CDS encoding alpha-ketoacid dehydrogenase subunit beta, with amino-acid sequence MQQLGMGQAINQALREEMFRDPDVFLAGEGIGTGIHHSPMLPTAGLLKEFGPGRVKDTPVSEAAIAGLAVGASVAGLRPVVEIMFNPFFTLASDMIVNHAAKLRYLSGGKSSFPLVVRMKSGAGIGAGCQHSHNLEAWVAHSPGLKVVMPATAADAKGLLKSAIRDPNPVIFIEDIMLYFVPGAVPEEEYLIPIGKADVKRQGKDVTVATWSKMLGVAMKAADQLAREGIEIEIVDLRTLVPLDKDTVLGSIRKTGRLVVLHEATRTGGFAGEVAALAMEEAFESLKAPLRRVTGPDIPVPASPPLERFYIPDEEKLIAAVKDILK
- a CDS encoding SDR family oxidoreductase, producing MTDYYEGKVAAVTGGASGIGLALVEAMLEMGAKAMTLADINEANLAKHVERLSAQYPGKVKGVRTDVTREESVKAMVDRAAAFGGGRLDLLFNNAGLGLGGAFDDLGNEDWAKAFAINFYGALYGVRAALPYMKAQKNGHILNTASGVAFVNFPLQSMYAATKAALLGMTNSLRFEYWDDGIRFSTVIPGTVATAIWAAGAPSNAITPEECAAAVLKGASENKRVIFVTEDDRSGCVNMALAAAYMPTADAALTTYLLGVAKARKAGDFKAI
- a CDS encoding Nif11-like leader peptide family RiPP precursor, translated to MAIGSAEALVAKLQSDESLRGELKKAESEADFLGIAKKMGYNVSVDEFKKAMVKRFHPKGGELSDQQLDQVAGGLPVVGIDYYEDYYFVKIGIE